From the genome of Gracilibacillus salitolerans, one region includes:
- a CDS encoding glutathione peroxidase has product MSLYDLSIETVKGEEKTVNDYKAKAMIIVNTASKCGFTPQFDGLQKLYEKYKDDGLEILGFPSNQFMNQEPGSSEEAEEYCRLNYGVSFPMFAKTEVRGKNAHPLFQYLTKEAPGIISDQIKWNFTKFLIDENGNVVKRYAPKTEPKEMEENIRELLQI; this is encoded by the coding sequence TTGTCATTGTATGATCTTTCGATTGAAACAGTTAAAGGTGAAGAAAAAACGGTTAACGATTATAAAGCAAAAGCGATGATTATTGTAAATACCGCAAGTAAATGTGGCTTTACTCCTCAGTTTGACGGGTTACAAAAATTGTATGAAAAGTATAAAGATGACGGTTTAGAAATTCTAGGGTTCCCCAGCAATCAGTTTATGAATCAAGAGCCTGGATCCAGTGAAGAAGCAGAAGAATATTGCCGACTGAATTACGGAGTTAGTTTCCCAATGTTTGCCAAAACAGAAGTCCGTGGCAAAAATGCCCATCCGCTTTTTCAGTATCTGACTAAAGAAGCGCCAGGTATCATTTCCGATCAAATAAAGTGGAATTTTACGAAATTTCTAATTGATGAGAATGGGAATGTTGTGAAACGATATGCACCAAAAACAGAGCCAAAAGAAATGGAAGAAAATATTAGAGAATTACTTCAAATATAA
- the ribE gene encoding riboflavin synthase, whose protein sequence is MFTGIVEEKGKIGSITQQNQALQLKIQGKKVTEDVSVGDSISVNGVCLTVTNFASDWFTVDVIPETFRGSSLSKLSAQSAVNLERAMHANGRFGGHFVSGHVDALGTIERTWQEDNAKYYYISVPETRYITMKGSISVDGTSLTVFGLDEKGFTISLIPETQTATVLGAKNQGDIVNVEFDMLAKYMERLLQTSNQTTGITEDKLEKYGF, encoded by the coding sequence ATGTTTACTGGCATTGTAGAGGAAAAAGGGAAAATAGGGTCGATCACCCAGCAAAATCAAGCATTACAATTAAAAATACAGGGGAAAAAGGTAACAGAAGATGTCTCGGTAGGGGATAGTATTTCTGTCAATGGTGTTTGTCTAACTGTAACTAATTTTGCTTCTGACTGGTTTACCGTCGATGTGATTCCTGAAACATTCCGAGGTTCATCGCTATCCAAACTATCTGCACAGTCTGCAGTTAACTTAGAACGTGCGATGCATGCAAACGGTAGATTTGGCGGCCATTTTGTCTCCGGTCATGTCGATGCTTTGGGAACGATTGAACGCACATGGCAAGAAGATAACGCTAAGTATTATTATATTTCCGTACCTGAAACGCGGTATATTACGATGAAAGGTTCTATCTCAGTAGATGGTACATCGCTTACAGTATTTGGGCTCGACGAAAAAGGATTTACCATTTCATTAATACCGGAAACTCAAACTGCAACTGTCCTTGGTGCAAAAAATCAAGGAGACATCGTAAACGTTGAATTTGATATGTTAGCAAAATATATGGAGCGTCTCCTGCAAACATCCAATCAAACGACAGGTATTACAGAAGATAAATTAGAGAAATACGGATTTTAA
- a CDS encoding bifunctional 3,4-dihydroxy-2-butanone-4-phosphate synthase/GTP cyclohydrolase II, protein MKHSVEAAIEALKKGEIVIVVDDEERENEGDFIALAEYTTSEVINFMAKEGRGLICAPMTKSYADRFQLGEMVTRNTDDHGTNFTVSIDYHTTHTGISAKERALTIQKLVDDTTTPQDFNRPGHVFPLIGRTAGVLERTGHTEAAIDLARLADSKPVAVICEIMNEDGSMARQPDLEKMADKHNMPMITIQELIQYRKRYDQLIVKETEINLPTAYGEFKLVAYTEKYTGQEHIALYKGELHSDEATLVRVHSECLTGDVFGSERCDCGPQLEKALEEIQKAGRGVLVYMRQEGRGIGLINKMKAYKLQEEGYDTVEANHQLGFPDDLRDYAISVQILRDLGVGKLHLLTNNPRKLSSMEEYGLELVGRKAIEIPANKNNEKYLQTKVEKLDHLLHVKGNQDGGGI, encoded by the coding sequence ATGAAGCACTCAGTAGAAGCAGCTATAGAAGCACTAAAAAAAGGAGAAATCGTCATCGTTGTGGATGATGAAGAACGTGAAAATGAAGGTGATTTTATTGCCTTAGCAGAATACACGACTTCAGAAGTGATTAATTTTATGGCCAAGGAAGGTCGTGGATTGATCTGCGCACCAATGACTAAAAGTTACGCTGATCGTTTTCAATTAGGGGAAATGGTGACAAGAAATACCGATGATCACGGTACCAATTTCACCGTAAGTATCGATTATCATACTACACATACGGGAATTAGTGCGAAGGAGCGTGCACTAACAATTCAGAAATTAGTCGATGATACGACGACACCACAGGATTTTAATCGTCCTGGGCATGTTTTTCCATTAATCGGAAGAACAGCAGGGGTACTCGAACGAACAGGTCACACCGAAGCAGCGATTGATTTAGCACGTTTAGCGGATTCGAAGCCAGTAGCTGTTATTTGCGAAATTATGAATGAAGACGGATCGATGGCGCGCCAGCCAGATTTAGAAAAAATGGCAGACAAACATAACATGCCGATGATCACGATTCAGGAATTAATCCAATACCGCAAACGTTATGACCAATTAATTGTGAAAGAAACTGAAATCAACTTGCCGACTGCATATGGCGAATTTAAACTTGTCGCTTATACAGAGAAATACACTGGTCAGGAGCATATCGCATTATACAAAGGTGAATTACATTCGGATGAAGCGACATTGGTTCGAGTTCATTCCGAATGTTTAACAGGGGATGTGTTTGGTTCAGAGCGTTGTGATTGTGGACCGCAATTAGAAAAAGCCTTGGAGGAAATCCAAAAAGCTGGGCGAGGCGTTCTTGTCTATATGCGTCAAGAAGGCCGTGGGATTGGCTTAATTAACAAAATGAAAGCATATAAACTGCAGGAGGAAGGCTATGATACAGTTGAAGCTAATCACCAGTTAGGCTTTCCGGATGACTTGCGAGACTATGCGATTAGTGTCCAGATATTAAGAGATTTAGGAGTTGGAAAACTTCATTTGCTCACTAATAATCCACGTAAGCTTTCAAGTATGGAAGAGTATGGACTGGAACTAGTAGGAAGAAAAGCAATAGAAATTCCGGCAAATAAAAATAACGAAAAGTATTTACAAACAAAAGTAGAAAAATTAGACCATTTATTACACGTAAAAGGGAATCAAGATGGAGGAGGAATTTAA
- a CDS encoding nuclease-related domain-containing protein yields the protein MIEKTLKKPHELLIYEALLSRIPFSKKEESYFHNLKLGYEGEEKFEQLLKEKIDDQFIVISDLWLEVHTTTFQIDSILLTGDTLCFFDVKNYPGNYIHAEKRWYKLPQKEINNPLLQLKRNETLMRQILLELNVDLAVDSYDVFINPEFTLYQAPVNKQLIFPTQIPKFIKELVAKPPITSLQHSLAKQLIARDLGKYPHPRIPTYEYHQLTKGFRCGKCCRLTVYIEGRNCVCSKCQQVEPVHGALLQNIEELRLLFPDKKLTTNLVYDWCGGGYSKKSIKRFLEKNFRSVGTHKWVYYL from the coding sequence ATGATTGAGAAAACTTTGAAAAAACCGCATGAATTATTAATATATGAAGCACTGTTATCCAGAATCCCTTTTTCAAAAAAGGAGGAAAGTTATTTCCACAATTTAAAGCTGGGATATGAAGGAGAGGAGAAGTTTGAGCAATTATTGAAAGAAAAAATAGACGATCAGTTTATCGTGATTAGTGATCTATGGTTGGAAGTTCACACTACTACTTTTCAAATTGATTCCATACTACTTACAGGTGACACACTTTGCTTTTTTGATGTAAAAAATTATCCCGGTAATTATATACATGCCGAAAAACGATGGTACAAGCTACCACAAAAAGAGATCAATAATCCACTCTTACAACTAAAGCGTAATGAAACATTAATGCGGCAGATTTTGTTGGAACTCAATGTTGATCTAGCAGTCGATAGTTATGATGTTTTTATCAATCCAGAGTTTACCCTCTACCAAGCCCCGGTGAATAAGCAACTCATTTTCCCGACACAAATACCCAAATTTATAAAAGAGTTAGTTGCAAAACCTCCAATAACATCCTTACAACATTCATTGGCAAAACAATTGATAGCACGAGACCTCGGAAAATATCCGCATCCTAGGATCCCTACATATGAATATCACCAATTAACGAAAGGCTTCCGCTGCGGTAAATGTTGTAGATTAACTGTTTATATCGAAGGACGAAATTGTGTCTGTTCCAAATGTCAGCAGGTGGAACCTGTCCATGGTGCTCTCTTGCAAAATATTGAAGAACTTCGCTTGCTTTTTCCGGATAAGAAATTGACTACAAATCTGGTTTATGATTGGTGTGGGGGAGGGTATTCTAAGAAGAGTATCAAAAGATTTTTAGAAAAGAATTTTAGAAGTGTTGGAACTCATAAATGGGTTTATTATCTATGA
- a CDS encoding PspC domain-containing protein — MRKSATDRSLHGVCGGIAEHFGISPFLVRLPFILCIPTGLIIYIILDNLLLDTPKSL; from the coding sequence ATACGAAAATCAGCTACAGACAGATCCCTTCATGGAGTATGCGGCGGTATTGCCGAACACTTCGGAATTTCTCCTTTTCTTGTCCGCCTACCTTTTATACTTTGTATTCCAACAGGACTTATTATTTATATCATCTTAGACAATCTGCTTCTAGACACCCCGAAATCCTTATAG
- the murB gene encoding UDP-N-acetylmuramate dehydrogenase — MSIFKELQQIINPEHILIDEALKNHTYTKLGGVADYFVTPSTVEEVQEVIRYANKTDVPFTLLGNGSNVIVRDGGIRGIVLSLKKFLGIRREGNKVIAESGARIIDASRFALSEYLTGLEFACGIPGTVGGALYMNAGAYGGEVKDCLESALVVDSAGEVHQLPADSFDLAYRTSNIAEKGYIVLEATFSLETGNYNEIKAVMDDLTYKRESKQPLEYPSCGSVFKRPPGYFAGKLIQDSELQGKGVGGAEVSTKHAGFIVNKNNATATEYISVIEMVQREVKAKFGVELEREVRILGED, encoded by the coding sequence ATGAGTATCTTTAAAGAATTACAACAAATTATAAATCCAGAACATATTTTGATAGATGAAGCATTAAAAAATCATACGTATACAAAATTAGGAGGAGTAGCTGATTATTTTGTAACTCCATCCACTGTCGAAGAAGTTCAAGAAGTTATCCGCTATGCTAATAAAACAGATGTCCCTTTTACTTTATTAGGAAATGGTTCAAATGTAATCGTGAGAGATGGAGGCATTCGCGGGATTGTTTTAAGTTTGAAAAAATTTTTAGGTATTAGAAGAGAAGGGAACAAAGTGATTGCAGAGAGTGGCGCACGTATTATTGATGCATCTCGTTTTGCCTTGAGTGAATATTTAACCGGATTAGAATTTGCATGCGGTATCCCTGGAACAGTTGGTGGTGCGTTGTATATGAACGCAGGTGCCTATGGTGGAGAGGTGAAAGATTGCCTAGAAAGCGCACTAGTCGTCGATTCTGCTGGGGAAGTACATCAATTGCCAGCTGATTCCTTTGACTTAGCATACCGCACAAGTAACATCGCCGAAAAAGGTTATATTGTATTAGAAGCAACCTTCAGCTTAGAAACAGGCAACTATAATGAAATCAAAGCAGTCATGGACGATTTAACTTATAAACGAGAATCGAAGCAACCATTAGAGTATCCATCTTGTGGTAGTGTATTCAAACGACCGCCCGGATATTTTGCTGGAAAACTGATCCAAGACAGTGAGTTACAAGGAAAAGGTGTCGGCGGAGCGGAAGTATCCACTAAACACGCAGGCTTCATCGTAAACAAAAACAATGCTACCGCAACAGAATATATCTCTGTCATTGAAATGGTACAACGAGAAGTGAAAGCAAAATTTGGTGTGGAATTAGAGAGGGAAGTGCGGATATTGGGGGAAGACTGA
- the ribH gene encoding 6,7-dimethyl-8-ribityllumazine synthase, translated as MAKTFEGNLVGTGLKVGIVVGRFNEFITGKLLSGAEDAFRRHGVAEDDVDVAWVPGAFEIPLVAKKMAESGKYDAVVTLGTVIRGSTPHFDYVSNEVSKGVSSVSMDAGMPVIFGVLTTDTIEQAIERAGTKAGNKGAEAAISAIEMANLLKEIG; from the coding sequence ATGGCAAAAACATTCGAAGGTAATCTGGTAGGTACAGGTTTAAAAGTAGGGATTGTCGTAGGGAGATTTAATGAATTTATAACAGGTAAATTATTAAGTGGTGCAGAAGATGCTTTCCGTCGCCACGGTGTTGCAGAAGACGATGTCGATGTAGCCTGGGTACCAGGAGCATTTGAAATTCCTTTAGTAGCGAAAAAAATGGCCGAATCAGGAAAATATGATGCGGTGGTAACGTTAGGCACCGTTATCCGTGGATCTACACCACACTTTGATTATGTCAGCAATGAAGTTTCAAAAGGAGTTTCAAGTGTTTCTATGGATGCTGGTATGCCAGTGATTTTCGGTGTGTTAACAACAGACACGATTGAGCAAGCAATCGAGCGTGCTGGTACCAAAGCAGGTAACAAAGGAGCAGAAGCAGCAATTTCAGCAATCGAGATGGCGAATTTATTAAAAGAGATTGGCTGA
- the ribD gene encoding bifunctional diaminohydroxyphosphoribosylaminopyrimidine deaminase/5-amino-6-(5-phosphoribosylamino)uracil reductase RibD produces MRTNEEWMDLALNLAEATIGQTSPNPSVGAVVVKNGELLGVGTHLKAGEAHAEVHAIAQAGEKAKGADVYVTLEPCAHYGKTPPCAELLVKSEVKKVYIACLDPNPKVAGKGVAILKNAGIGVEIGIQEQRALRINQHFFHYLEKKRPFITLKAATTLDGKTATVSGDSKWITSEEAREDVHKERHKHDAILVGRQTVEKDNPSLTTRLPQGGKSPIRIILDSHLSLKGNLHIFESNAPTWMVCSNQVDKAEFTKKYPHIKVIQLPSEKIELTDLMEILAEEKVQSLYVEGGATIHQAFLKSGLYDECHWYIAPKLLGGQDAQSVIGGASPLAMKEAQQLEFIEIQQIGPDLKLIANPKEES; encoded by the coding sequence GTGAGAACAAATGAAGAATGGATGGATCTTGCACTCAACCTCGCAGAAGCGACAATAGGTCAAACAAGTCCGAATCCTTCTGTTGGAGCGGTAGTTGTAAAAAATGGTGAATTGCTCGGTGTCGGTACTCACTTAAAAGCAGGTGAAGCACATGCCGAGGTACACGCAATCGCTCAGGCAGGTGAAAAGGCAAAAGGAGCGGACGTCTATGTTACGCTCGAGCCTTGTGCTCATTACGGTAAAACACCACCATGTGCAGAATTGCTTGTAAAAAGTGAAGTGAAAAAAGTCTACATTGCTTGTCTCGATCCGAATCCCAAAGTAGCGGGAAAAGGTGTTGCCATCTTAAAAAATGCTGGTATTGGAGTGGAAATTGGTATTCAAGAGCAGCGAGCTTTACGTATTAATCAACATTTTTTTCATTACTTGGAAAAAAAGCGCCCCTTTATCACTTTGAAAGCAGCGACTACTTTAGATGGGAAAACAGCAACTGTCTCAGGTGATAGCAAGTGGATCACGTCTGAAGAAGCAAGAGAAGATGTCCACAAAGAACGGCATAAACATGACGCCATTTTAGTGGGACGTCAAACAGTGGAAAAAGATAATCCTAGTTTAACAACGCGTCTGCCCCAAGGCGGAAAAAGCCCAATTCGCATTATTTTAGATAGCCATTTATCACTTAAAGGGAATCTTCATATATTTGAATCCAATGCACCAACTTGGATGGTATGTAGTAATCAGGTAGATAAAGCGGAATTTACAAAAAAATACCCACATATCAAAGTGATTCAACTGCCTTCCGAAAAAATTGAACTAACTGATTTAATGGAAATCTTAGCAGAGGAGAAGGTGCAATCCCTTTATGTAGAAGGTGGCGCAACCATACATCAAGCTTTTTTAAAAAGCGGGCTTTATGATGAATGCCATTGGTATATTGCACCAAAACTATTAGGAGGTCAGGATGCACAGTCCGTAATCGGTGGTGCATCACCTTTAGCGATGAAAGAAGCGCAACAACTAGAATTTATAGAAATCCAACAAATTGGTCCGGATCTTAAGCTCATTGCAAACCCAAAGGAGGAGTCCTGA
- the argF gene encoding ornithine carbamoyltransferase, with the protein MKEQLKGRSLLTLADYSKAEIAYILELAVQIKQKQKNGELYQPLKGKTLGMIFEKSSTRTRVSFETGIYQLGGMGLFLSSNDIQLGRGEPISDMAKVLSGYLDGMMIRTFSQQDVEELAENASVPVINGLTDDYHPCQVLADLQTIKETKGKLEDLKLAYIGDGNNMAHSLMIGCAKMGLDVAIAAPKDYQPKNEITALATSFADGSEVLVTEDAVEAVKDADVIYSDVWASMGQEEEQKEREKAFAHYQVNKELFSHAKQDAIFMHCLPAHREEEVTAEIIDGPQSVVFQEAENRLHAQKALMVALMG; encoded by the coding sequence ATGAAAGAACAATTAAAAGGGAGAAGTCTCCTGACACTTGCTGATTACTCAAAAGCTGAAATAGCTTATATTTTAGAACTGGCAGTACAAATCAAACAAAAACAAAAGAATGGTGAGTTGTATCAGCCACTAAAAGGAAAAACATTGGGGATGATTTTCGAGAAATCATCCACTCGTACTCGCGTCTCTTTTGAAACCGGGATTTATCAACTAGGTGGAATGGGTCTGTTCTTAAGTTCTAATGATATTCAATTAGGCAGAGGTGAGCCCATCTCTGATATGGCAAAAGTATTGTCGGGATATTTAGACGGGATGATGATTCGTACTTTTTCCCAACAAGATGTCGAAGAATTAGCAGAGAATGCTTCGGTTCCGGTAATCAATGGCTTAACCGATGATTACCACCCTTGCCAAGTGTTAGCAGACCTGCAAACCATTAAAGAAACAAAGGGGAAACTCGAAGATTTAAAGCTTGCTTATATTGGTGATGGTAACAACATGGCTCACTCGTTAATGATTGGCTGTGCCAAAATGGGGTTAGATGTTGCTATTGCAGCACCGAAAGACTATCAACCTAAAAATGAAATTACAGCATTAGCAACCTCTTTTGCAGATGGCAGTGAGGTATTAGTGACCGAAGATGCCGTAGAAGCTGTGAAAGATGCGGATGTCATTTATTCCGATGTTTGGGCAAGTATGGGTCAAGAGGAAGAACAAAAAGAACGGGAAAAAGCATTTGCTCATTATCAAGTGAATAAGGAATTGTTCTCACATGCTAAGCAAGATGCCATTTTTATGCATTGCTTGCCAGCCCACAGAGAGGAAGAAGTCACAGCAGAAATTATTGATGGACCACAATCAGTTGTCTTTCAGGAAGCAGAAAATAGATTACATGCACAAAAAGCGTTAATGGTTGCATTGATGGGCTAG